The genomic region AGtcctatatataaatattatttatttttgctaataataatttttaaagtaTATATATTAGTAACAATTATGATGTGCTTGCAAAACTTACAGTTAGGAGGACCAAGATGGAAGGTGAGACTTGGTAGAAGAGACTCAACCACAGCAAGCCTTGATGATGCAAACAACAACCTTCCAGCACCATTTTTTAGCATCTCTCAACTCATTTCAAACTTCAAGAACCATGGCCTAAATGAGAAAGACCTTGTGGTTCTCTCCGGTGCCCACACCATCGGTTTTGCACGTTGTTTTTTCTTCAAGGACCATATCTACAACGATACCAACATCAACCCTAAATTTGCAAAGAAGCTCAAGTACATTTGCCCTAGAAAGGGTGGAAACCCTGATATTCTTGCCCCATTGGACACCGCCTCGGCCGCGAGGTTTGACGCCGCCTACTATGGTGACTTGGTTCACAAGAAAGGGGTTTTGCATTCTGATCAAGAATTGTTAAATAGTGACTCCACGGATGGATTGGTCAAGAAATATAGCTATGATGCTGAAGGATTTTATAAGGACTTTGCTAAATCTATGGTTAAGATGGGAAATATAAAGCCACTCACTGGGAATCATGGTGAAATTCGATTGAATTGTAGGAAAGTGAATCAATATCATTAAGAaagtatatatagcattacatatCAGGTTACTATGTAATGTAAGTaggattaatattatttttttagatataTTTTAAATGGTTAAAACCAGGGACGGATGTATGTATATGAGTGTGGGGATAATCGCCCcatagatttaaaattttttttagtagtatatgaacaataatatttatttgttcttattaAATTGTTAAATTTGACCCATAAtaattttttacttaatttttggtattttatagtcaatttaaaaatttcatattagATATCATTAGAATTAGATAtcattagaatgatcaattctcaatttaaataaaatttgtgTTTTTCTTATAAATTAACTCGAAAAagtgttatttatcttttttttatattagttttaattttttctataattatattaattgaaataaTTTTTTCATCTATGAATTTCAATAAAAATTAACTTCTAATTGTATAagaagtaaattttaaataagtatttacttatatatataaaaaaaaatactacacATCTAAATCTTTTTATGAACTAAGTTTAACCaacttaaacaataaaatttaaaataatattagttaTAACTGATTTTTGTTGTCTTAGACAAATTTGATTGGACTTGCATTGgttaacaaaaaaatatgaatatgtaGCATTATCCTACATAAAAAGATAGATAtttataagggtaaagtatattttttgttcctaaagtttgacaaaagttttaaaaatacccctaagttttattttgtttcaattttgttccaaaaattttcaatttgcatcaaatataccctcggtggctaaattttcaaaaaatttaagaccaatataacaataatgcatgaaaattatgcttgatttgcttgtgttgaggggttgttcttatgaaattattgttaaattgatcttaaactttttgaaaaattagccgtcagggatatatttgatgcaaatcgaaaacttttgggacaaaattgaaacaaaataaaatttaggaatatttttgaaacttttgtcaaattttaaggataaaaaatatactttatcctatttataaataattattttaatgttttaatttgtaaaattagataTTATAAAAACTAATCATGTTATATTTACATAGAAAATAACTATANNNNNNNNNNNNNNNNNNNNNNNNNNNNNNNNNNNNNNNNNNNNNNNNNNNNNNNNNNNNNNNNNNNNNNNNNNNNNNNNNNNNNNNNNNNNNNNNNNNNNNNNNNNNNNNNNNNNNNNNNNNNNNNNNNNNNNNNNNNNNNNNNNNNNNNNNNNNNNNNNNNNNNNNNNNNNNNNNNNNNNNNNNNNNNNNNNNNNNNNNNNNNNNNNNNNNNNNNNNNNNNNNNTTTTATTAtaacattttatatatatatatatatatatttcgtgCACTATCAAAATTTTCTAGATGCTCACTGTTAAAACCCTCTAAAAAGAGAAAAGTTAAAGCTAAGAGCGAGttcttaaaaatttatattcaatATAGTGGATGATCTAATGTACAATTATCGCATAATAGTTAAATGATTAGTTAAATGATTTTGGCAAAGAACGAAGGAGGTGTTGGGCAAACCGTGGGAAGCTCTCGACTATCGGAGAGATTTCGGGAAAGAATCAAGTGAGATaacataagataagaagatactacatccaactcaaaatcttaaggtgttaagttaatgggtctctcatcttataaactcctcactctttcttgctttctttgatgtgggactaactttaaCACTTCTCACACTTGTAACATTAACAATCTCCATCAACTCCCCCTCTTTCTAGCTCCTCCGCCACgagtattcgtccatcacacCGTCGCAAAACACCACGGGACACGCTGCCCGGACCACCCTTTGTCGGGAAGACTTTCGATGCATACTCCTTAAAACCAGACCGATtaaaccatcggctctgataccacttgttgggcaaACCATGGGGAGCTCTCGACCATCGGAGAGActtcggggaggaatcaagtgagataacataagatgagaagacaccacatccaactcaaaaccttaaggtgttaagttaatgggtctctcatcttataaactcctcactcttcctagatttctttgatgtgggactaactttaatacttctcacacttgcaacattaacagGAGGTAGGTTAAggtttggtttggtaaagctttttgaAGAGgtgattatattttttaaaagtttaaattcTTTATTTTGTGTTTAGTAGATTAAAAAGATCATGTGTTTACTCTTATAGCTTTTAAAAGATCGAggtacttttgaaagcacctaagatagagctttttaaagttggcttgtattttttaaaatttaaaaatttaatataacctcatatgttaactaatttttaaatttaatacttacatttatgtctattataatatttttaaattttaaaagttatttcaCCAAACGCAATTgatgttactttttttttatcgaaaatatagagactcgaacccgcaacctcttaattgagtatgaggaaaCTATGCTATTTGAGTTATTGATATTACTTATGTttattaaaagattttttttatttgatttactaaatataaatattacaacttttaaaaaattattttttaaaagttaatttttataaattatttttaaaaaataaaaattttaccagACTAAGCAGAGGACTCGAAAATGTAAAGTCGCATGCTGGCTGAAGAGGAAAACCAACATATGTCATACAAGAAGATAGATACTTCATTTTGGAGATGTATAAGTTTGTAATAGCCCAACTTATATGCTTGTGTTTTGGAATTTTGAGCATCAGAATTTTGTTCTTTATAAAATGACAGAAATTATTCAACCAATTAAAactaaggttgcgagaaccgaaccGGCCAATGAACCGATCAAGTAACTGGTTTAATGGTTCAATAGTCCAACCGAGGTTCAACCGGAGTTGAATCAGTTAAGttaaaatataacataaaattattaaaaattcaaagtgGCATATATTGCGAGATAAGGTGAAGAGCAATTAAAGCATCGTATGAGTTAATATTGGTGGAAGCTTGGTTCTTTCATCTAAGTTTCTCAATCTTCATGTATATATAATACATTAGCAACTTTTAAGCTTGGTCAAACAATATCAGTTCCAGATATAACAGAAGAAAATCATCCGTTATAGGCTACCTAAATTTGAGGCCCAAAATTTTAGTATGGTGCAGGGAGAAAAACAAATCAGTATAGTTTTCaatttgaacaagaagaagcaaTTCCACAGCACAGTAAGAACTAAGAAGCTCAGAATACACAAAAGCTGAACAATTAAATTAACTAAACAAAAAAAACACAATATAAAAGCATGAATAACTTTTATAAATTAGGTTTCCATTCCTGAATTTTCCATTTTTATAAATTAGgtaatcttttttttctttactcCTTAACTTCATTCTTTTTTCCTATGAGTAAACTATCTCCTTGGCTGAACTTCATCCAACCCTTATTTTAAAGCCATATAGAAAATCCAATGCAGAATTGTAGCAATGTTTCTCTTTTGAATCAATGACAGcaaaataacaagtaaaacagATTGGATTTATAACTCAATCTCAGTAGAATTAATTCAATATCAATCTCagcataattaataaattaaaaaaaataaatttataactcaatctCAGCAGAATTAATTCAACATCAACTGACTGAACTCAAATAAAACTTCAGAAATGAATATCTCAAAACTCAGCAGAATCATCAATAATATATCATATGTATATCAGaacaaaataaagaagaaaacaatGTAATACAATTACAACAAATTGAACATTATTGAAGAGGATAAAGGGGAAGTTTTACGTTATCCGAATTGCCAGCGATGGAGAGGAAAAGACAGCATAGAGCCAGCGAGACAGAGAAATTCAAATTGGAAATTTTGGTAACGTGAAACAGAGAAGCAACGGCGGTGAGACACGGTGCGGAGAGACTAGAAGGGGCCACAGCCAAAAACGACGAGGAGGTGAGAAGCAGAAACGACGCACGGCAAGGAGGGAAGCGGCGACGACGACCCACGACGAGGAGCAGAGAAGCGGCGACGACGACCCACGGCGAGGAGCAGCGAAGCAGCGACAGAGATACAAAGAGCGCgacagagagagagaagggagagctcgGCGACGAAATAGGACGCGGTGGTGGTTGCGGCTCTCAACGCCGTCGCTGCTGTCGCTGCGGGATGCGGTGGCGATGGCGGTGCTGAACTGCTGATCCCAGATCCCTCTTCTGGCTTGTGGAGTTGTGGGTGATTTCTGCTGAAAGGATTAGGGCTTCGTTTAGGCAATTAGGCGTTTagcctttcttttctcttttttttttttttttaaggaaaaacgACGCCGTTAGCACATTTTCTTTCTTAACCAAAAACCGCTAAAAAACCGGACGGTTCTTTCGGTTCACCGGTTAACTGCTGATTCGACCGGTTTTTTCACCGGTTTTTTGCCAGACGGTTTCTGACCTTACCCGGACCGGCTAGATGACCGGTTCCCGGTTAATCCGGTTGAACCGACCGgtccggttcgattttcagaaccatgattAAAACACGTCATTCAGGCGGTATTTGTAGAGATAAGTGAAGTTAGAtttggtcaaaatttttaaaaaataagaaagtTAAGAATAGTTAAGTTTCTATTTTCCtgtataattattgattgttgaGTCTTTAATTCTAAAACTAATTAATTAGAAAGTGTGTTATATTCATTCTATTGCTAATAAATCTTCAATAATTCTATTCTCTTTTCTCTATTTGTTCTGCTTTTTTTGGTGCTTTCTCTATATTTCATGCTGCAGAACCAAACATTTTCATAATCCCTTCAGCTACATATTTTTATATGGTatctttctttttcctcttcaaaTGATGTAAAACTTTATATTTCattaaatttagtaattttaatgGCAAGAAATCTAACATATACATTAAATATCTaacacattaaaaaaaataacataaaaatagtttttaaaataaaatactaacATAAATGAGGGATTTaagattaaaaatttattatttatgatttaaaatttaaaataaataaactaatatTGACTAAAAAGATTAGTCCTCTAATATTACTCTTGTAGTAAATCCATTTTCACGGAAATTTAATAGATTTCTGTATGGTGTGTACTTATATCCTTGGCCGTCTCTGTTCTATTTATTTGTGGGGACAAGTTTCCGGGTCCTTAAAAATTTTGTGAGGTCTCGTTTGCGAAAATTagtaaaactaatttaaaaataaataaaatagttaaataaaataaaaaataataaataatcttactttataattatagaattttaattgttaaaaaagaGAAGACTATATTCTTCTAATTAATGGATGATTTATATTGAAAAAACTTActtataaattgaatttttttttaattcatttcaatcaattcatcaaacaaaaataatagtAGCATTAAGTTATATAgaaaatttttctttctttgagaGATTTTCTCCTATATTCATAGAGAGGTGTATTCTCCTTTTATTAAGAAAAAGTGTTATTGTAATAtccttgtgatagagagaagttataattctaaaaaaaaaaattattttatacaatttttaattttttcatctTTATATTTTGCTGCGTCATTTAATTTGTATGGTACCTAATAGTGGTATTAGAGCCAAAGACTgttgattaaaattttttttcactgCGAGTTACCATCTAAAAAATATGACAGCAAACTATGAGATTTCAAAATTCTATGGAAATAATTTTTTCTTATGAAAATTGATTATAAAAGAAATTATGAGGAAAGACAATTGTGTGACAGCAATTGAAGGTAGATCCACTGGAATTATAGataaaatggaaggagatggaTGACAAAGTTGTTGCAAACTTACACTTGGTATTCGGTGATTCAATCTTGTCAAGTATAGTAGAGAAAATGACAACAATGAAAATTTGGGATGCTCTCGCTAAATTATATGAAGTTAAGTCACTTCACAACAAGATATTCTTAAAGAGAAGACTTTATACTCTTCGAATAACTGAATTTGCATCGGTAATAGATCACATCAATAATCTAAATACGCTATTTTTTCAACTCTCATCGTTGGATTACAACATACTAGAAAATGAATGTGCAGAACTTCAACTTCAAAGTCTACCAGATTCATATGATTAGCTCATCATTAACTTAACCAATAATATTTTGACAGACTATCTTTTCTTTGATGATATGGCTGCTACAATTCTTGAAGAAGAATCTAGGTACAAGAATAAGAAAGATAGGTTAGAGAGatcaaagcaaacaaatgcattGTTGATGATGAGAGAGAGATCAATGAAGCGTAGTTCCAGTGGAAGTCAAAGTAGACTAAAGTCACAAGGAAAGAAGCAAGTTAAATGTTACAATTGTGGCAAGAGAAGATACTTCAATAAAAATTGTCAGAATAAGAAGAGTATAGAGAAGGTTCCAAAAGAATCAAGTTCTCAAAGATGTATTATGAGTACCTCTGATGATGGAGAAATTCTGTATAGCGAAGCAATAATTGGTTCTAAAGACAGCAAACAACTCACTAATGTCTGGAATGTTGATTCAGGAGCAACTTGGTACATGACTCCTCATCGTGATTGATTTTGTACATATGAACCTGTCTTAGAAGGATCTGTGTTTATGAAAAACGATCATGCCTTAGAAATTATTAGAATAGGTAGtgccaaaa from Arachis ipaensis cultivar K30076 chromosome B02, Araip1.1, whole genome shotgun sequence harbors:
- the LOC107628506 gene encoding peroxidase P7-like, which gives rise to MDLLRGNFFVFLQAMMFAALATTSLSSASLLSPNYYGHSCPQALSTIRRVVENAVQREPRMGASLLRLHFHDCFVNGCDGSILLDPTSTIDSEKNASSNKNSVRGFEVVDEIKEAVDKACGKPVVSCADILAVAARDSVVALGGPRWKVRLGRRDSTTASLDDANNNLPAPFFSISQLISNFKNHGLNEKDLVVLSGAHTIGFARCFFFKDHIYNDTNINPKFAKKLKYICPRKGGNPDILAPLDTASAARFDAAYYGDLVHKKGVLHSDQELLNSDSTDGLVKKYSYDAEGFYKDFAKSMVKMGNIKPLTGNHGEIRLNCRKVNQYH